Genomic segment of Drosophila biarmipes strain raj3 chromosome 2L, RU_DBia_V1.1, whole genome shotgun sequence:
TAATATCGGTATATATAAAGGGTTATTTATGATCTAACTTTGTTTCataatatcattttaaaatgtttaattcaAGAATCGTATTCTGAAACGCCGATCATCCCTAAAAATGCATCTTTTCCTCCTGTATAAACATTCACCCTTCAAGATGCATGGATATTTCCTAGAATCAGATGTAATTTTACAGGAAGGTACGAGTGTTTGCCGTAACATCTTGGTGCCCCTGCACACGTCGAGTGCGCATTGAAGTGCGCTCTTGTGATTGCGCATTCAAGCCCCTTGGCAGCGCCGGCAGAAGGGGActcatttcaatttcaatgatgcaaaatggcaaaaaccCATTGACCTACTCCATGGGACAACTACCACTACGGCGACGGCAAACCAACAGCCTATTTCCACCTGCCTCAACGTAAACTTGCCGCCCTgagaaaagtgaaaaactgCAGAGACAGACGTGAAACGACCGAGGAGGACAGCGGTGAAAAATGCAATGGAACGAAACTGGTTCGATGGCTTTGGGTGTAGCATATATGGTACTTGAGCATGACATACGTGGTTGGTTCGTGCTCAAAAAGCTGAGACAGAATAGAAAGTCACTGGGAACACACCTGAGCACTCACACACCGACATAGTTTTAGCCATTGTCAAGTTTCTGGCCAAGCAGCAcgaaatagaaaaacaaaaaaccataaaaatctatgtataaaacaaaatgtgaGCTTTTTTTTGAGCTGGTCCAAAGAATCGGAAAAAAGAATCTCTCCTACTTGAGGCCAAGAAGATGACGTTGATGGCCTTTCATTGCTGTGGGCTGCTTTGGACCCgattttcaatgtttttcttgtttcttgtcggatgtgtgtatatatatgcaTTGTTCCTTTGCTCTTGGTTTGGGTATATATTCGTGTGTATTTTCCACACGAACagggaatattttttgttagctCAAAACTGGAATAGAATGTTCTGCTGGGTCTCTATGTTTAAAACTGAAATTTCACTGTGCATGTCAGCTTGTATATTTGACAGAGAATTTTGGTGTAATGCATTTTAAGAATATATGTGTTGTGTAAAATTTCCGGAAGTAGGTTACCAtagacaaattttaatttgtatttccttATTTATTAGGTCTTAAATTTCATCTACTTTTCATTAAccatttacttttttaagctttttggtATTTAATATCTACCAATGGTCATAGAAACACTAACATTTTTCTTCCCACAAAAcatttgtattatatttaatattattattaatgtgcTTTTCATCTTTGTAACTaactttattaataatatatttagaagCGACGCAATTGTCTTTTTTTTCGACAAGTTTgcatttattgcatttttattgcattaaGCTTAACTCGTATCAGTTAACCCATTGCCACTCAACTAGCAACCTATGGTCCGCCCTTACATGGTGTGGCTCCCATTTAATTATCATCACTTGACCCCGCCAACATCCACACCATCATCACCACTTGGCCGGCTCTTTGTTGTTGCCAGccagccatccagccatccagccatcAGCATTATCCAATTTCAATCACTTTGTTGGCCACTTTATTTCGCTTCATTGTTTACGCTTTCATTGCTGCGGGCCACGAAGATGCGGGAAGAGCTGCTTCTGGTTTCAGCCTCCTCGGCAGTTTTCGtttataatacaattttcatataatttaaattcatttttggcATCGCTCGAGCCATAAAACTTTGTCTGAGGCCCGCTTGACTGCAGTTGCACTTCCGTCCCATCGCAATCTGCTGTCTTTTCAACAGCCCAGCATCCCAGCATCCCAGCATCCCGACGTCCCAGCAAACCGACCTCCCTCGTTGGCCATATAGCATATAAACATGCGCTTATTTGGTATCTAGATAGGATGCTTTGCCTCGGTGCGGTGGCTCGCCGCCGCCGGCTCAACATAATcaacgttgcgtatacgcaacgtggCTGCGGTTCCAGTTTCCTTGGCTCCACGTCCCCTTTGCCACTGTATTGATATTGCAGATAATGCCATAaaattgtgcaaatatttttcggGGGGCATTATTCTGCAAGGTCTTTACTCTGGGCTCAACTTGACTTTGTTTTTGGGTCGTCCTTTTTTTTGTACACTCGTTGTATCAACGCTCAGACTCCGGGTCCTGCtgctttattttcaatttgctgTTGCTCCAGTCACATTCCCCCATCCCGTAACTTGTTTTATGAGCACTCGTTgtgctgcttttgttttgtttttgacttTCGCGCTTAGATTATAAATGTTTGGCAAATGTTTTCACAATAGTTGGCCGTTGGTCCTGTTGTTATCCCTCGACCCTTGAGAGTTTTCCCCCAACGCGTCCTTCTTGCGTCTTCTGTAATGAGTTTTGCTGCTGTCTCGGGGGTTGCCCAAGTGATTTGGGCGGCCAACTGGTCGAtttacctttttttgttttccttggaAACTTTTTAGCAAATATTGAAGAGTTATTCACCCAAAGTACATTTACTTTAATGATAATATGGGCTGGGCATTCTTGCCGGCAAGCCATTTATTGCTTAATGAGAAATTTGTATGCATATACGTAATGAGATGGAAATAATTTATGCGCAATTTTAAAtcgattttaattgatttttaatcaGTCACGTGTCGTTGAGTGGCTATTATACTGCGGGCTAatggctttaaaaatatttaccaattCCACAGAAATGTGATAATTGATGTTGTAGGGCTCGTTAAGAAACTCAGACTTTatgactttatttttaaataaaaggaaCAGATCAAGTTCAAGAtagattgttttttaatatgaatGAGACTGCGATTTTAAATGAACTTTTTGGAAGTTTATTTTTCAACACAGATTATAGCGAGAGCCAAATTGGCACAGACAACATTGTGAATGCTTgtcttttaaaattgaaataaatttaatcatTATGAAAAACATTCTGTTGATTTGTTTACCTTGGAAGACTTTGAgatatttaatagattttaaacACATTCCATTAAAATCTTCGATCTGTAACacatataattataaatatttaaagataaattattttatattaatattattattatccccACCTTTTCAGGGTTCGAAACTGGGCCTTGAAGTTCGGCGTTGACTTGTGGGAGTTCGGACGTCAATTTACCAAAATGAACGAGATCAAAAGTGTAAGTAAATGACTGCCACATGGCTAGACTAACAATAAATACGCTATCCGATGGTTCTGATAATTTAGACATATGTATCTGATAATCCTGACATGTGGGTACCACCAATCGCTAGGGTTAATGGCTTCGATTGTCTGGCTGGGTTTTAGTCGAAACAAATACACTTAAGCTCCTTGGCCACTTAGTTGAACTTATCGATAAGAGAGCATATATCGATAAAAGCTTTGAATGGCTCGGCTTAGTGGAGGCTTAACTGGCAAATGCGTCAATTTTTCGTGTTCTTCTTGGGCGCTCTTATTTGGTTACtcgcttgtttgtttgttggccCTAATGCAATTTAAACACAAGTAAGGCTAATTGGGGGGGCAGCCGTGGGTTAAGCGGGCTGATATAAGTATGTGCCTGGCTGCTATCTATGTTAATAAGCATGACTGTGTTTGGATTTGGTTGACTGCGTGGCCTGCGGTGAAAGATGGTGGCTCCAAGAGGGCTTTCTTCCCCCCCTCCGCCAGTCGCGTACTTTCGCGTTTAATCAGACGTGCATGAGTTAGTGGGTTGCCTTTATTGGCCGAGTGTGTACGTTGTGATTATGTGCGAGGGAATCACGCTTTTGCGGATTTACGTACAGCAAAGGATAGAGGTTTGTGCTAACTCCATCAAGGAGAAGACTACTTGAAtgttaaaagcaaaaaaaacataagtatttttaaagaaaatatcttTATCTTAGTAAATCCTAAAAATTAGCCTTATATTTCATTATGAGGAAACAGCTTGATTGGGAATGCTATAAAACAGAtcttattaaaaaaggaaagtacttatgtttttaaaaaaatactcaCTTGTGAAATAGATGTATATTTAAACTagactttaatattttaaaaatatgatattaaaatattctgaAGCATATAAATGCTTTTGGAAATACCCTAAAAACAGATTAAAGATacttttgcttttaaaaaaatactaactttgagaacaaatttaaacatttatatttaaccgactttgcataaattaaaaattaacaaaattaaaaaatatatatatattataaccAATTTTACTGGCCAAGCCTTACAATGATAATTTGCAGTTGTCCATTTTAAAGGCGCAGAAATTCCCTGGACTGATCTTTCTAGAACCAaacaagggtataaatatcaGCCGAATTGTACAGAGAAACTGGGCAGGAGGAAGGACAGGGATCCTGGGGAGGAGGTGGCAGGCGGAGGAAGCGACAGGACTCGGAGCCGGAAAGGCAgctaaaatgcaaataaatttgcTGGCTGTGACTGTCATTGAGTCTGTAATTGTCAAGTgccttgttgctgttgctttgccgtgcatgtgtgtgtgtcatTGTTGTTGTGCTGGTGGTGGGTGTGTGCGTGTATGggtgttgctgccgctgaCAACGTTTGTTTGTGTTAATTTAAAGCGCACGTCCCTTACAAcgacaaaaaaagagaaccTACGCCCAGATTGAATTAAATATCAAGTATACGCCGCGTTGTGCGTTTGGCGGAAATGCTCTGTGGCACTGTGTGCGTGCTTCTGCCTATATACGCACACGTATGCGCTTTATAAACATTATATCATACCGTTTTGTGCGTGTGAAGGCTGATCTGTCCTTCCGTCGGCCTGTTTCTTTGTTTGTGTGCTGTTAGTGGTTATGTGAGTGCTGCCCCTGTTAACGCCTTTCACTTTGGCATCAACCTTTCGATGGCTTGGCCAATAAATTGTgtgtattataaaattaatgacaTGCCAGCCCTAGAGTTTGCAGAGGTATTTAAActatgtgttaaaaaaaaagtaggcaaacaaaaattaaaaatataagatcgttaaaaaaatatgcgtaattagaaaaaaaatagtttgattTAGAATTAAGATATTTGTTTTCaagaaaattaatgaaaaataagtttatttttatatttaaaatttttttactaaaaacacatttgtataaaatacatttataagccttcaaaaatgtttaagaactaAACTAATTACTTTCGGGCAAAGCCACGGGACCCGCCGTCTGGTTAAGAATCCACGACTTGAATTCAAAAACGTCTGTGTAAGTGGCAGGCACGTTTTTCCGGTTACATCCCACGCCCCAGTTGACAATGCCAATCTGCTCGAATCTATTCGGTTCCTTGGCCATGGGGCAGAAGAGTGCTCCTCCGCCATCGCCGGTGCAGGCATCCTTGCCCTCCTCGCCACCGGCACAAATGAGCCCCGAAGGTAGAGTAAAGGATTTGCCCAATCTAGTTTTTCGCAGTTGATCCTGGCAGACGTCCCTGGGCACCAGTGGAAGATCGACTTTCTTCAGGATGCTAGTGTTATGTTTATccttgaattcttttttaccCCAGCCAGCCACCAAACAGCGGGTGGAGTTGAGGGATCTCTTCTCTTTGGGCAGGCAGATGGTGTTAATACGATACGTCATTTGGAACTCTTCCTCCAGAAAGAGAAGGGCCAAGTTATTGGCGCTAGTTCTTAGGTTAAATAGCTTGTGAATCACCATTTTTGTCACATTTTGCTCTTCAAAGGGATATTTTTCCAAAGCATTTCCATATTCCCATTCGCCCGCGCTGACAGTAAGATCCTCTGCCCTCTTATTATATAGCCAATGGGCTGTAGTGAGCACAACATCTGGGGCAATTAAAGATCCGCCACAAAGGAACCTATCAGAATGAAGAATAGCTACTGTCCACGGAAATTCACCAGGTTTCGCTTGAGCATCGGTAACATTGAAGTCCAATTCCAGAGGTATAGGACTGCCTTCACCGCATTTTGGCTGTTCAGCGGTGGAATCCATTTCCTAATATTGATAAAGATTTCGTGACAGTCATTAAAATTCACTAGAGCCGCCGCAAACTCAATCACAAATATATTAGGAGTGTTAAATAAGTCAAACAAtccataatttttttaataagtatatGTATCCTTAAGTATGTACTTACATTTTCTATACTTTGACTGTAGTCAGCCTCTTGGGCCCCGCCAAATGAAATTAGGACggatagaaatatatataaggtCCAGATCGAGTACATATTTCCGATCCGAGttttaattcaaattgaaGAGGTCTTCTCGCTACACATTCTAATTATAACTGAGCgttatcaaaaaaaaacttttgttagATAGTGGGATCAGTATGGTAGCTTTCTTTAGCTTTTAAAATGCCTTAAAGAAAGTCTGTTCTTAAAAACGTGTAAATATTTactacaaatatattttataaaaagaaatcttAGAAAATGTActgcaaatatatttaataaaaagaaatcttAGAGAGAGTTTGACTATtatgcttttataaatttttaaatcttcaTGAAAACATGAATTCCTTAGCGCTGTTATACTCAATTGGTTTTTTCGCTGACACATTTTTTACCTTCCGTCGTCCTTCGAAAAATGTTTAGCAAAATAATAGAAGggcgaaaaaattaaaaaggaaagCGGGCAATGTTGTGGGTGTGGCCCGCCCCCAGCTTGGTCTTCCTCTCACTTCTCGCCTTTCTCCTGCTGTTTTGCTGTAGCTGcttttttttgctattttGGGTAGCcgttttttttgttggcttttttttcatttggcattttaaagtagcataataaaatgtaaaacaaatgCAGCGCACACGTTCAGTTATGCGAAAGGCGTCGCAGGACAACAGGAGCACCAAGGACAACAACAACCCGAAGACAAAATGGCTGCCACGAGCGAGGAgcagagagaaagagagagagcgagaggaAGCGGAAGGAGAGGAGAAAGACACGGGCTGCGAGAGTGTGCGTGGGCTTGTGtatgcctgtgtgtgtgtgaggaaTGCCTGTGCGTGGCgcatattcatttattttattttccgtaTGCTCCTGGCTCGAAAGCGTTTAGCGCTGACTAGCTAAAAAAGTATCCACCTAAGCCATGAAATATGCTCCTCAGACAGATAGAATCTAGGATAGGATACTGGGAGTCAGGCGAAGATTCAATGCCctctctttaaaaaaaaaggtagtAGAGAATCGAAAGAACTACATCAGGGTTGCAGAGGTTCGCTTTTCAAcgttaaaagaaaatataaattgtagTGCCCTAATACACCATAGGGTAAAACATGAATACTACGACATcacaaaatgttttattcGACGTATAGATCATAGAGATCATTTAATCATTCTGGGAATATATACTAAGAATAACAATAACGAGCTATATTTATTGTATAAGTGAATTGTGATTGTAAGAGATCGCAAGGGTGTGAGTCACTCAATGAATTTATACTTTCCTCGAAGTGTGTTCTTTATCAGCGATACTGAGATGTCGTCGGATGCTTGTttccaaaacaagaaaataagcTTATGAGGCGATTTACGTCGGATGTATacattatatgtatatttaaaacaagaaataaataattaataaattgctATCTCTACAAATACAATAATACAATAAAAGGTTAGATTTTTGTCATTTCAATATGAatcgaaaaacaaaagccgcTTTATATAAGTACAAAGGGCGGCGACTTTCTGTGAAACGTGACAGAGACGAAAGGACCTTATCGACAGCATGGCAACGGCACTTGGACAATATGACAGGATTCTCTTTGCCATTATGGCAAATGATGATGTGCAGCTAACGGGGCTGGTGATCATTGTCGAACATCTGGGCACTCACTTGCAGTGAAATATGGGTCAAATTCAGGCAAATTCTGCAGGCGAATAAATTTAAGCGTGCTCCCATTTTGCACGTAATACAAAACTTTTTAACAGcgaaatatataagaaaacaaaactgGCGCGTGTTGTCGTTTTTCTTCGGCGTCCAGCCTTCGCTTTCCCtcacaattttccattttccctcCTCGGTTTCATTTTGCCAGTCGCCTCCCACTGTAAGTGGCATGCAAATTATTGTTTTCTGCCCCTGCCAGCTTACTCGGGTTCTTCCACTTGGCATTCTCTGTGCTGCTTATTGAAGGTAAAAGTAAACCATTTGTAAGACGAGTCCACGTTTATAGGAGAAGGAACTTAATGTTTAAAGTACTTTTAAGATATTCAGGCCAAGTACCAAGTTAAAGATGATCTCAATATTTATTAGTCTCTATTTAATATCGCAACTAAACTTCGAATTGggcataaaattttaattcttaGGACATCAGGTTTCTATTTCATAAGTTTTAAGTCAAGTCTGTTTGCTCCTCAAttcacaaaatttaaaaatgtaatcctTGTATTCTAGAATAACTTCAGGAACTAATGTAAGGATTTCATTcggaatttattaaaatttaactccTTTGCCATGTTTGTGGTTTGTTTGCATCTGCATTGTTTTAGCTGTCCAGgcaattataatttttcgTGTGCCGCCCAGAATGCAGATTGCTGGCCAGTGGTTGCCCCCTCCGCCGATGCCGACTACACATCACCATGCGGCTACAACTCCCACGCGGCGATTCTGCTCCATTTCCCGGGCTTGGTGACAAATAGAAAGGCCTTGTTAAGGACCTTGTGGCTGAAATGGGGCTAAACTTTGGGGGGGGGCGGGCCTGGAAGGGAGTCGGTTTTGTGTGTTTGGCTAACTAAGTGTGTGGCGAACAGTGTTGCGGACTGCAAAGAGACTAATCGTAAATCAAGGCGACGACTTGAGGGGGCAGGGTGTCCACCGAATCCCCCTGGCTCAACTCCTTCATGGGGCCACTCTCCGCTGGCTTTTGTGTGGTCCAAAATGCATTTGTGCCGCAGACCCACACAGTCCTTGATCCTCTCCatgcatataaatatatgttggTATGTATGTAGGTATATGCCCGTATATACAGCCAGGACTTGtctatgcaaatatttaagtCTGTCGTTGTCGTTTGGTGGCGAAAATGCGAGCATGACATACAGCTGCCGGCAAACAAATGTTAAGTGGGGCGGAGACTTCTCGGAACGGGTCCTTAATGAAAGtataaagcaaattaaatatttaatttcattaaatcCTCGAGGGGGTTTGTCCATTAAACGGACGTAGCAAATGCCAGGTAGGATGACTCAACTCCCAGAAGATTATTTGCCTAATTAAGTACAGAATAATTAAATGGCGGTCTGCTAGCACTCTTCAGGATTGGTCACTTTTTTAGGAGTTCCgcttattttttggtttttccttCTTACCAGTGCAGTAAAAGTGTTAGTTTTAGGTCATTTTCAACACACTTCTTGTACTTTTGAGCTTTTCAACACTGCCTCTTCAAAGTATATTCCCACTCGATGGCAAAGGACCTTAACAAGGCCATTACAACTGCTGGATGAAACTAGCTTTTTACCGAGCaactaaaaaacaagaaaaacatgctaattaaaactttaatgcaGCTTTCgcgtaaaaaataattgagcTTATCCATTAGAAGAGGAAAAATCAACAAACTATGACAGAAACAATGaaagcaaaaactaaaaactttaatattgCAAGAAAAGGGAggggaaaactaaaaaaattgtgCTGTACTAAGAAATTAGCAAAGGAAATCTCTGCCTCAGTGAACAGGGAAACATGCGCGTTGATGCGAGACATTGTTGCTCGCTTTTCCGAAGGGGATGGGTCCCAAGTTTCGTGGGGGACGGGAACTGGAGGAGAAGGGCGACAGCGACATCTTCATTAAAATCTAATTAGCGCATTTCCAGACCAAGCCACAAAATGCCAAACCCGACCAAAGAGTTGCTCAGGTTTCTGGCACCGCCGCGGCACTTGAGCGCATAATAACTCAGGCAGGAGGAAGCCAGGACGAAAGTCAATATATGTATCTTAAGCTACAATTGCACTGGGGGAAAAACTAGCCTAAGTTGCGACCTGTCAAGAAAGAGCATAGAGACCTTTAATAACCTCTTCTTAGGTTCAATAGAAatctatttaaattaaattaataaacaaaagttcttGCTTAAGAATATGTATTGTGCATCTTATCAACTGTCCCAATTtagtaaaaaattataagtttgggtcaaaaaaatgtgatttacccataataaatttaataccTTTTTCCTGGAATAAATATAAGGCTGttgtgtattttattattctttgGTGAcgggaaattgaaaaatttcattttttttaataatttatattgtgcatcttataaaattttcgtttaggaacaattttaaattatttaaatttccaaccATTGGAAAAAAAAATGAGGTTGCCGCAAGTGAGCACATCACATCAGATTAAAATTCCGCTCTTATCATTGAACTAAGAGTCATTGTGGGATTTTTTCCGACTTTTCAATGAAACCAATAAATATGTTATCAGCTTAAGATGAAAACAACCAAATCAAACTTAAGACTTGTAGGCGCTTTTCAATACTTGTACGTGGCTTAAAGAAATAAACTCAAGGCGTTTTGGTTCAGTGcaaaagaatttataaatttgcatttgtctTAGAACCTAGCAGAGGGCAGGTTCAGGTGGCCAATGCTTCTGTTGCATCTGCTGCCGCATGCGTAAGCTGCTTAACTTGAGCTGGAATTCAACAGGAGCAGAAGCCAAAGCTCAGGAATGCTCCTTATTCGCAACTCCGCCATCCCTGCCCCACCGAAGGATGTCCTTGCTCCAGTTAAAGTTCTGCACCAGCTGCACACGCACCCGCCAGTGGGTGGctgagtgggtgggtgggtgaaGTGGAGGAGCAGGCGGTGGAGGTCCGCTGGAGGGCTCCTCCTTGCGCAACATTTTCGAATTCCAGAGTCAACcgcaaaatgaaaaactttctatggctgctgctgctactgccaCTGCTACTGCTGTTCTCGCTCTTCGAGTGCCACCCATATTGTATACATATTGTATATAGTTCCTTGCACCACCACCCCTTTGGCCACCCCGCGACAggacactcacacacacacacacacacgcgtgcgTCCTTCAGGCGTGCATTGCATTTCGATGTTGCTCGCGTGGAAATtgctttataaaatgtttccATCGTATGAAAGTTGGGTGAGGtttttgtgggcgtggcccctGCAGCCGTGGCTAATATCTTGCTGGCCCCCGCAGATATACATATAGAATATAGccacgttttttttttgtagtttttccTCTTTGATTCTTTTTGTTACGCTGCGGCTGCTTGCTTGACAttcttttaatttccaatgcattTTTCCCTTCTCGATTTTCACTTTGCTCCACTCCTTTTTTAACCATTGCCTTTGATTTGGCAATAGTTTGCTAATGGTTTTTGCAACAGCTATAAATCAAATTTGGAGGAAAACTTTGGTGGTCCGATTACTTGTGTggaaaaaaagttatagaaaTTGGCTCAATTCGGCGTTAAGCATTATATGCTTTATTTCATTAgcttttataactttttaacaaGGTATTTTATAAGATTAGGAATATCTAAGCCTAAGAGCCCATTTCAGCCATCTTATGTCGCCACCTTAACCCTCGAATGTCAAGTTACTTCCATTTAAGGCGCTTCTTATAACATTTATAATGCTCAGTGGCATTAAAAGTACATAAGACAAAAAAGGGGATAAACTCCTTGTGCCAGTAAtactttcttttttccccCAACTTGTGTGGGTGACattttcttttggccaacTAATGAATGCCTCAAAGAGGCTTCTTCCTGCAGTTTTAGTTCTGTGGTGTGACACAAGCACACAAATGGAACACAGTTGGATTCGGGCTCAGCacacaaatatttgcaatgCCGCtcatacatataaaagcacaCTCTGAGAGAAAGCGagctttcaattaaaatattactatcGTATGTACAAGTATTACTCTCTGATTTCACTAAAtcattttaaacttttatattGTAGTGCGGCATATTAGTGTTATGCAATCTCAGAAACAGCCAATCTCAGAACAGCTAATTTCTTTAGTTAAGTAgtgggtatctgatagtcgaggccttcgacttttttttattaatgtttgTTCTATAAACTTcttgaaatattatatattcaCTTTACATTAATCTGTATTGTtactataaacattttattagtttataactttattaaatttgtttttatatgttACTCAACTGTTTacctataaaaatgtataacctAAGAGTAGAGTTTTTCTCAGGGTATACGTATTCAAAGCCGAGCATGTTCCTCTATGCCCAACCAGTTTcccgactgctgctgctggcactGAATCAGTTAAGAAAAGTTTTCTAATTAATTCGCTGGAGACATGTACGGGGTCCTTCTCTCGCTCTTTCTCTCTTCTCTCCGCGTCGCAgcaaaaacataatttatcTGACAGTTTGTTTGAAAAGTGACAATTTGAAATGGGCGTGGTCGCGCCCCCCATATAACTCCATTTCTAAATTGCTAATTTGTGGCACTTAGATGCATAAAAAACtcataaaatgcatttgcctGTGCGAAACCCATTTCATTTCTGTGCGCCTGCTAGTCGTTCGATTATGATTATGGGAATTCATCAGGGGGGAAAAAACAGAGAAGAAAACTCATCagaattttccattaaaacaGATGACAACACGTTCAATAGGAAAATCATTATAATGGCGAAGGGCATcttggtgtgcgtgtgtgttggTGTTGGACTGAATGGTGA
This window contains:
- the LOC108032586 gene encoding phenoloxidase-activating factor 2 — protein: MYSIWTLYIFLSVLISFGGAQEADYSQSIENEMDSTAEQPKCGEGSPIPLELDFNVTDAQAKPGEFPWTVAILHSDRFLCGGSLIAPDVVLTTAHWLYNKRAEDLTVSAGEWEYGNALEKYPFEEQNVTKMVIHKLFNLRTSANNLALLFLEEEFQMTYRINTICLPKEKRSLNSTRCLVAGWGKKEFKDKHNTSILKKVDLPLVPRDVCQDQLRKTRLGKSFTLPSGLICAGGEEGKDACTGDGGGALFCPMAKEPNRFEQIGIVNWGVGCNRKNVPATYTDVFEFKSWILNQTAGPVALPESN